CCTGGAATTCAACTTCCAAACTTGGACCTTGACCATGATGAAGAACTGACATTTTTTACTAAGGCACAGATATTCTAATTTCTCTTGCTAACAATGTGTCTTGGCAAGAATTGTCTTCCTTCTGGCTGGTGCACAGAAGAAGTTACAAACACCTAATACAGACAAGGAGGCATTCCTCCAACAGGCAACTGTTGAGAACAACTTTTTTTGGTGTATGAACAGAGACTGCTTCTGCAGTAAAGAGGTAGGAAGAGCACTTTCAAAACTGTACTCAAGTTTCCCCTtttaaaaaacacccaaacatgATATTCAAAGGACTTGCAATATGATAACTAGATTGTCTGTAACTTAACTTTCACTCTATTATGAATGGAAGTGAATTTTAGATGAGATTTCAACCTTCTTTAAGAAAATATGCCCTAagtaaatttaattaaattagtAATCAAATTTCCTTAAATATTAGATATGACAGCTACAACACCAGAATATCCTTACATGGCTTATTCCACTCTTTGGAAGAGGTGCACCCCCGAAGAACAGCTTATTATGGGGCATAGCAGATATAAATTCAGCTAATCTCTGACATATCCATCTGCTGTGTGTCCCTATCTGGTCCTTCAGAGATGGTCAATACAACCAGAAACACAGGATTTCAAAACCCATTTCAGAACTTGCAGAATTAAATTAGTAGAGGAGAATGGagaatttcagtttaaaaatgcTGCATCATTTCGTCTTATTAGGAAAGTCCAACAGCACTGCAGGCACTGTTCTGGTAAGTGTTTTTGTAAGCAAGACAAAATCTGCACAACTggttaggaaaaaaacctctttttctTAAGTAAATCTCCCTCATCCTTGCATACTGTATCCTGATGCTTATGTTTCAAGTTCAGAATGTAAACACACACAGAATGACTGATACTTGCCTACAATCAACTGTTTGGCACTTTTGTTAACATTTTTGTTTCAAACTTCAGCTCCAGTGCCAGCACTTCCTATTCATTAAAACTGTGTCCACATAAGATTGATAGAGCATACTGCAGAAACTCTGAGAAAGAACTGACAATTAACTGCTATCATAATCTATTTTATGGAGAACCTAATTGATTTTGATTCTTCTTTTCAGTCTTTCAGACAGGGGAAGGGGACTGTCTGCCCACGCAGAAGTCAGAGCAGCACTTTTCTCTTGCTGTGTGGGATCAGAACCCAGTCTTTCAACTGGTCTCTCTGGACTTTGGGAACAATTAACTTCCTCTACAGAGGATGGTTTTGGAGCTACTTGCACTGAGAAACCATTGGCAGCTTTCTCTAAATTGATCATTTTATTCTTCCTCTTAATTGTAAGGGCTGAGTCACTGTTTGTCCTTTTGCTAGTAACAATGCTAccctttttctttgtaaaacaTTTCTTAAACTGGCCAGGGTTCAGTTGCCTTTTCTGCTGCTCATAAACCAGGATTTTATCCACGTGCCCATCATCACTGTCTTCGCTGGAAGAGCATCTGTTCTGACAGACACTCTTCTTAGAAGAAACTTTCCAAGAAGTTTCGATACCAGCTTCTTTAATGTGACAGCCAGTTGCATCTGCTGGCTTTTGAGATGCTGGAAGCATTTCCCACCCAGGATGAAGTGTCTCTGTTGTTTTCCCACTGCAGGCTAGAGATGCTGAACCACTTCTGGAAGGGTCTTTTTGCACCATCTCAGCCAGGATGTCAGCTTTTTTGTATGCATCTTGATAGATATGTAGGCTGGATGCACTAGCAGAGTTTTCTGAtagaagatttttattttcctgcacTGGGTTATTTAACTGACATGAGGAAGAGACATGATTTCTATCAGTATTCaatgtttcttttgtttgtttaaaacaGTTCAAAGACTCCAGTTGCACTGCATCTTCAGACAAAGGCTGTGATGGAATGGGAGCCTTCTTAAGTATTCTCTCGCTTAAAGACCATTCCTGAATTTGTCCCACAGCGTAATTTGTGAACAAATCATCTTCACTATCAGAATGCACATCAGATTGTGTAACATCAGAATACTCTGAGCTATTTCTTACTGTTCCATGACTTAGTGGATGTGAGTGTTTTATGCATGTGGTTAAGTCAGCTGCTGGATCACGGTCATCACCTTCATGGGCTGGTGTAGTGCTGAAGGAGGTTCCTTTCCCACCAGTACTGCTCAGCTGCAGACCAGGCACAAAGGAAGAGGATGACATCCCTGAATACTTAGTGCACTGTGAGGGCACAGATGAGTCAGCAAGAGCAGCTGCTGATGTTGACACGTGAACTGATGTGCTGCAGGAAGCTGAAGGTAATGCTACATCTTTTGATCCAGTACTTCTCTGCTGTGTCTGATCTTCTGGAGGAGATTTTGTATCTgacatggagtgctgcacaggAAGAATTCTGTGTGTAGGCTTTAAATTAATTTGAGACAGAAGACTGGTAATTTCAGCATAAGAATTTGGTAATTCCTTTTCTTCTGATCtgtctttcttttctgaaaagaagaataataaaaagtGCACTTTGAATGGCACATAAATCACAGTTCATATTTCTTAGTGCAAAAGTACAAAATACTAAGATTAAAGCACAGTCCCCCCCTCATTTTGCTTTGGCATTATATTGTTCAAGAGGGgaagaaatgttttttgcattcTGGAAAGACACATAGATTCACATGAAATAAGCCTCTGGACttacttttctgtttcttctgaaGAATGTCTGACTTTTCCACTTGATAGAGGGCAACAACATCAGGATAAGCAGCCTGGAACAAAGACTCTTCTTCTACTGTGACTACAAACAACTCCACAGGCTCATCTTCTGGATCAACATAATGTTctgaaaaaataatgaatttaCTTTTGATATGAATATACACATGTCAAGGTAGGGAATGAAAAACCAAACAGCAAAGACTCGAATACAAAGAAGGTACTTAAAAAGTCAATAGTGTGATATTTGAGATTTATCTACAAGTGAGGTCTTTCTCTTCCTGCCAGTCTCCTGGCACAAATGCACACAATACAGGGAGGAgt
This sequence is a window from Zonotrichia albicollis isolate bZonAlb1 chromosome 3, bZonAlb1.hap1, whole genome shotgun sequence. Protein-coding genes within it:
- the GEN1 gene encoding flap endonuclease GEN homolog 1; translation: MGVTYLWQILEPVRQPINISSLRGKTLAVDLSLWVCEAQTVKKMVGVVAKPHLRNLFFRFSFFTSMGIKLVFVMEGEAPRLKADTMSKRNEMRYGHSKKAGAVRTGRSLFTAMLKECLELLECLGVPWVQAAGEAEAMCAYLNAKGLVDGCITNDGDVFLYGAQTVYRNFAMNAKDPHLDSYTMSSIKEKLGCDRESLIGLAVLLGCDYLPKGVPGVGKEQALKLIETLQDQNLLQRFEQWKEQFWHDDSPPLVVKRVIHCSECHHPGSYKEHEHNGCKFCESVRCCKPSDSKHCCPCAWHQWERVKQANALEDSIRKKAMSCEGFPFSEVIHEFLVNKNKMINIKECRRPNLLSFQVFASEKMEWTKHYACKKLLALLTRYDMIQRKSGNIDSKQLQAIRIVKTRVKNGIPCFEIEWQKPEHYVDPEDEPVELFVVTVEEESLFQAAYPDVVALYQVEKSDILQKKQKKKKDRSEEKELPNSYAEITSLLSQINLKPTHRILPVQHSMSDTKSPPEDQTQQRSTGSKDVALPSASCSTSVHVSTSAAALADSSVPSQCTKYSGMSSSSFVPGLQLSSTGGKGTSFSTTPAHEGDDRDPAADLTTCIKHSHPLSHGTVRNSSEYSDVTQSDVHSDSEDDLFTNYAVGQIQEWSLSERILKKAPIPSQPLSEDAVQLESLNCFKQTKETLNTDRNHVSSSCQLNNPVQENKNLLSENSASASSLHIYQDAYKKADILAEMVQKDPSRSGSASLACSGKTTETLHPGWEMLPASQKPADATGCHIKEAGIETSWKVSSKKSVCQNRCSSSEDSDDGHVDKILVYEQQKRQLNPGQFKKCFTKKKGSIVTSKRTNSDSALTIKRKNKMINLEKAANGFSVQVAPKPSSVEEVNCSQSPERPVERLGSDPTQQEKSAALTSAWADSPLPLSERLKRRIKIN